A genomic window from Methylorubrum extorquens includes:
- a CDS encoding urease accessory protein UreF: MPAGMGMTTVTGIRTGTRTPMIDALRLMAWLSPTYPVGAFAYSHGLEWAVECGDVRDAATLADWLADVLERGAGRNDMILCAAAHRATEAGDEAGLAEINDLALALAPSRELHLETSQQGRSFLDATLRAWPCPALSTVAERLDVKVAYPVAVGAAAGAHGVVREATVAAYGLAFVQNLVSAALRVAPVGQSAGTTILAALTPRIAGMAASLQGAGLDALGSATLRLDLGSFRHETQYSRIFRS; the protein is encoded by the coding sequence ATGCCGGCGGGCATGGGCATGACCACGGTCACGGGCATTCGCACGGGCACCCGCACACCCATGATTGACGCCCTGCGGCTGATGGCGTGGCTCTCGCCGACCTATCCGGTCGGTGCCTTCGCCTATTCGCACGGGCTCGAATGGGCAGTGGAGTGCGGCGACGTGCGGGACGCCGCCACCCTCGCCGACTGGCTCGCCGACGTGCTGGAGCGGGGCGCGGGGCGCAACGACATGATCCTCTGCGCCGCCGCGCATCGCGCTACTGAGGCCGGAGACGAAGCGGGGTTGGCCGAGATCAACGACCTCGCCCTCGCGCTCGCCCCCTCCCGCGAACTCCACTTGGAAACGAGCCAGCAGGGGCGCAGCTTCCTGGATGCGACCCTGCGGGCCTGGCCCTGCCCCGCCCTCTCGACGGTCGCCGAGCGGCTCGACGTCAAGGTCGCCTACCCCGTCGCCGTCGGCGCGGCGGCGGGCGCGCACGGCGTCGTGCGGGAGGCGACGGTGGCGGCCTACGGCCTCGCCTTCGTCCAGAACCTCGTCTCGGCGGCGCTGCGGGTGGCGCCCGTCGGCCAGAGCGCGGGCACGACGATTCTCGCCGCGCTCACCCCCCGCATCGCCGGAATGGCCGCGTCGCTGCAGGGGGCCGGGCTCGACGCGCTCGGCAGCGCGACCCTGCGGCTCGATCTTGGTTCCTTCCGGCACGAGACGCAGTATTCCCGCATCTTCCGCTCCTGA
- a CDS encoding urease subunit gamma has product MLLTPREKDKLLVAMAAQVARNRLARGVKLNHPEAIALITDFVVEGARDGRSVAELMQAGARVLDASQVMEGVPEMIHDIQVEATFPDGTKLVTVHHPIRGAPSADVPGTVTTLPGEIVFNAGAPRTVIEVANTGDRPIQVGSHYHFFEANPGLVFDRDKARGQRLDIAPGTAVRFEPGSTREVALVPLSGDRKVYGFRGDVMGPL; this is encoded by the coding sequence TTGCTCCTCACGCCCCGCGAGAAAGACAAGCTCCTCGTCGCCATGGCCGCCCAGGTCGCCCGCAACCGGCTGGCGCGGGGGGTGAAACTCAACCATCCGGAGGCGATCGCCCTCATCACCGACTTCGTGGTGGAGGGCGCCCGCGACGGGCGCTCCGTCGCCGAGCTGATGCAGGCCGGCGCCCGCGTCCTCGATGCCTCCCAGGTGATGGAGGGGGTGCCGGAGATGATCCACGACATCCAGGTCGAGGCGACCTTCCCAGACGGTACCAAGCTCGTGACCGTCCACCACCCGATCCGCGGCGCACCCTCGGCGGACGTGCCGGGCACGGTGACGACGCTTCCCGGCGAGATCGTCTTCAACGCAGGCGCGCCGCGCACGGTGATCGAGGTCGCCAATACCGGGGACCGCCCGATCCAGGTCGGTTCGCACTACCATTTCTTCGAGGCCAATCCCGGTCTCGTGTTCGACCGCGACAAGGCCCGCGGCCAGCGCCTCGACATCGCCCCGGGCACGGCGGTGCGCTTCGAGCCGGGCTCGACCCGCGAGGTGGCGCTGGTGCCGCTCTCGGGCGACCGGAAGGTCTACGGCTTCCGCGGCGACGTGATGGGGCCGCTGTGA
- the ureC gene encoding urease subunit alpha, producing MADTRKPAALPRAAYAAMFGPTTGDRIRLADTSLEIEVERDLTTYGEEVKFGGGKVIRDGMGQSQATNAEGAVDTVITNAVVLDHWGIVKCDVGIVRGRIFKLGKAGNPDVQANVDIVVGPGTEVIAGEGKILTAGGFDSHIHFICPQQIEEALCSGVTTMLGGGTGPAHGTFATTCTPGPWHIARMIEAADAFPMNLAFAGKGNASVPGALEEMIRAGACAMKLHEDWGTTPAAIDNCLSVADAFDVQVMIHTDTLNESGFVEDTIAAFKGRTIHAFHTEGAGGGHAPDIMRVAGLANVLPSSTNPTRPFTKNTIDEHLDMLMVCHHLDPSIPEDLAFAESRIRKETIAAEDILHDIGALSMMSSDSQAMGRVGEVVIRTWQTADKMKRQRGALPGDASGNDNLRARRYVAKYTINPAIAHGVSRHIGSVEPGKLADLVLWTPAFFGVKPDLVLKGGMIATAPMGDPNASIPTPQPVHYRPMFGAYGRAPFATALTFVSRAALEDGVKERLRVSKELVAVENVRGGISKKSMILNDATPTIEIDPETYDVRADGELLVCEPAEVLPMAQRYFLF from the coding sequence ATGGCCGACACCCGCAAGCCCGCCGCCCTCCCCCGCGCGGCCTATGCCGCCATGTTCGGGCCGACCACCGGCGACCGTATTCGCTTGGCCGACACCAGCCTCGAGATCGAGGTCGAGCGCGATCTCACGACCTACGGCGAGGAGGTGAAGTTCGGCGGCGGCAAGGTGATCCGCGACGGGATGGGCCAGTCGCAGGCGACAAACGCCGAAGGCGCCGTCGATACCGTCATCACCAACGCGGTCGTGCTCGACCATTGGGGTATCGTGAAATGCGATGTCGGCATCGTCCGTGGTCGTATCTTCAAGCTCGGAAAGGCCGGCAACCCGGACGTTCAGGCGAATGTCGACATCGTCGTCGGCCCCGGTACCGAGGTGATCGCCGGCGAGGGCAAGATCCTCACGGCGGGCGGCTTCGACAGCCACATCCACTTCATCTGCCCGCAGCAGATCGAGGAGGCGCTCTGCTCCGGCGTCACGACGATGCTGGGTGGCGGCACCGGGCCGGCACACGGCACCTTCGCCACCACCTGCACGCCCGGCCCCTGGCACATCGCCCGGATGATCGAGGCGGCGGATGCCTTCCCGATGAACCTCGCCTTTGCGGGCAAGGGCAATGCCTCGGTGCCCGGCGCGCTGGAGGAAATGATCCGGGCCGGCGCCTGCGCGATGAAGCTGCATGAGGATTGGGGCACGACGCCCGCCGCAATCGACAACTGCCTCTCGGTGGCCGACGCGTTCGACGTGCAGGTCATGATCCACACCGACACGCTCAACGAGTCGGGCTTCGTCGAGGACACGATCGCCGCCTTCAAGGGCCGCACCATCCACGCCTTCCACACCGAAGGCGCGGGCGGCGGCCACGCGCCGGACATCATGCGGGTGGCCGGCTTGGCGAATGTGCTCCCGTCGTCGACGAACCCGACGCGGCCCTTCACGAAGAACACCATCGACGAGCATCTCGACATGCTGATGGTGTGCCACCACCTCGACCCGTCGATTCCCGAAGACCTCGCCTTCGCCGAGAGCCGCATCCGCAAGGAGACCATCGCGGCCGAGGACATCCTGCACGATATCGGCGCGCTCTCGATGATGTCGTCCGACAGTCAGGCCATGGGCCGGGTCGGCGAGGTCGTGATCCGCACATGGCAGACGGCGGACAAGATGAAGCGCCAGCGCGGCGCTCTGCCCGGAGATGCCTCGGGCAACGACAATTTGCGCGCCCGACGCTACGTGGCGAAATACACGATCAACCCGGCCATCGCGCATGGCGTGTCGCGGCACATCGGCTCGGTGGAGCCGGGCAAGCTCGCCGACCTCGTGCTGTGGACGCCCGCCTTCTTCGGGGTGAAGCCGGACCTCGTGCTCAAGGGCGGTATGATCGCCACCGCGCCGATGGGCGACCCCAACGCCTCGATCCCGACGCCGCAGCCGGTGCATTACCGCCCGATGTTCGGCGCCTACGGCCGCGCGCCTTTTGCCACCGCGCTCACCTTCGTCTCGCGGGCAGCGCTCGAGGACGGCGTGAAGGAGCGGCTGCGCGTTTCCAAGGAGCTGGTGGCGGTGGAGAACGTCCGCGGCGGGATCTCGAAGAAGAGCATGATCCTCAACGACGCGACCCCCACTATCGAGATCGACCCCGAGACCTACGACGTGCGCGCCGACGGTGAATTGCTGGTCTGCGAGCCGGCGGAGGTTCTGCCGATGGCGCAGCGCTACTTCCTGTTCTGA
- a CDS encoding HD domain-containing protein has translation MTGLGPTYREDVALVSRAADFAARRHADQQRKGAAREPYLNHLAEVACLLAETMGEPDAALVAAGWLHDTLEDTQTDREELDRLFGPRVAALVAEVTDDKALPKAERKRRQVEGAPHKSAGAKAIKVADKTSNLRSLTASPPEGWERQRIADYIAWAEEVVAGCRGTNAALEDRFDRTVAEARRTL, from the coding sequence GTGACCGGGCTCGGTCCGACTTACCGGGAGGACGTGGCGCTCGTGTCCCGGGCGGCCGATTTCGCAGCCCGCCGGCATGCGGACCAGCAGAGGAAGGGCGCCGCCCGCGAGCCCTACCTCAACCATCTGGCGGAGGTCGCGTGCCTTCTCGCCGAGACAATGGGGGAACCCGATGCCGCCCTCGTGGCCGCCGGCTGGCTCCATGACACGCTCGAGGACACGCAGACCGACCGCGAGGAGTTGGATCGGCTGTTTGGCCCGCGCGTGGCCGCCCTCGTCGCGGAGGTGACGGACGACAAGGCTCTCCCCAAAGCGGAGCGCAAGCGCCGACAGGTCGAGGGGGCGCCGCATAAGTCGGCGGGTGCCAAGGCGATCAAGGTCGCCGACAAGACCAGCAATCTCCGCTCCCTGACGGCGAGCCCGCCGGAAGGCTGGGAGCGGCAGCGGATCGCCGACTACATCGCCTGGGCGGAAGAAGTCGTGGCGGGCTGCCGCGGCACCAACGCCGCCCTGGAAGATCGCTTCGACCGCACCGTCGCCGAGGCGAGAAGGACTCTTTAG
- a CDS encoding urease accessory protein UreE → MIRATRVIRRDRLGSGEIVDRIVLDSNDRHRRRMVMRGVGGTAFLLDLAEATVLDDGDALALEDGRLVWVEAAPEALLEIRAPSPHALKRLIWHIGNRHIPAEIGEDAVWIGHDHVLAEMVRGLGGSAEPVTRPFRPEGGAYAGGHGHDHGHGHSHGHPHTHD, encoded by the coding sequence ATGATCCGCGCCACCCGCGTCATCCGCCGCGACCGTCTCGGTTCCGGCGAGATCGTCGACCGCATCGTGCTCGATTCGAACGACCGGCACCGCCGCCGCATGGTGATGCGGGGCGTCGGCGGCACCGCGTTCCTGCTCGACCTCGCCGAGGCCACCGTGCTCGATGACGGCGACGCCCTCGCGCTGGAGGATGGGCGGCTCGTCTGGGTCGAGGCGGCGCCCGAGGCGCTGCTGGAGATCCGCGCGCCCTCCCCGCATGCCCTCAAGCGGCTGATCTGGCATATCGGCAACCGGCACATCCCCGCCGAGATCGGCGAGGACGCGGTCTGGATCGGCCACGACCACGTGCTCGCCGAAATGGTGCGGGGTTTGGGCGGGAGCGCCGAGCCGGTGACCCGTCCGTTCCGGCCCGAGGGTGGCGCCTATGCCGGCGGGCATGGGCATGACCACGGTCACGGGCATTCGCACGGGCACCCGCACACCCATGATTGA
- a CDS encoding 8-oxoguanine deaminase: MAADGTAARRLWIRDPLAILAEGAGGGVVVEGSRIAERVPAGGQPSAPVDETFEAGRHVVIPGLVNTHHHFFQTLTRAHPAAINKPLFPWLQALYGIWGRLTPEAFRLATRLAYTELLLSGCTTAGDHHYLFPQGLENAVDIQVEEARRLGIRAVVTRGSMSLSQEEGGLPPKALVQDDDTILADSERVLRLFHDPAPGAMVRIGLAPCSPFAVTKRLMRESAVLAERYDCPLHTHLGETRDENAFCLEAFGQRPVDYLEEVGWMTSRAWLAHGIHFNDDEVRRLGAAGVGVCHCPTSNMVLASGQCRTCELEAAGSPVGLGVDGSASNDSSNLMEGVRHALMINRLTYGAEAVTHLDALRWATEGSARCLGRDDIGRIEPGREADLALFTLDELRFSGAHDPLAALVLCGAHRADRVMVAGAWRVIDGQPLGLETGRLREDHSRLARSLFGDDQLPR, translated from the coding sequence ATGGCAGCGGATGGCACGGCGGCGCGGCGCCTCTGGATACGCGATCCCCTGGCGATTCTGGCGGAGGGAGCCGGCGGGGGCGTGGTCGTCGAGGGCAGCCGCATCGCCGAACGGGTTCCGGCCGGCGGGCAGCCCTCCGCGCCGGTGGACGAGACGTTCGAGGCCGGGCGGCACGTCGTCATCCCCGGCCTCGTCAACACGCATCACCACTTCTTCCAGACGCTGACACGCGCCCATCCGGCGGCAATCAACAAGCCGCTGTTTCCCTGGCTTCAGGCGCTCTACGGCATCTGGGGACGGCTGACGCCGGAGGCGTTCCGGCTTGCCACGCGGCTCGCCTACACCGAGTTGCTGCTGTCCGGCTGCACCACGGCGGGCGACCATCACTACCTGTTCCCGCAAGGGCTGGAGAACGCCGTCGACATCCAGGTCGAGGAGGCGCGCCGCCTCGGCATCCGCGCCGTCGTCACCCGCGGCTCGATGAGCCTGTCGCAGGAAGAGGGCGGCCTTCCGCCCAAGGCGCTGGTGCAGGACGACGACACGATCCTCGCCGACAGCGAGCGGGTGCTGCGCCTGTTCCACGATCCCGCGCCCGGTGCGATGGTGCGGATCGGGCTCGCCCCCTGCTCACCCTTTGCCGTCACCAAGCGGCTGATGCGCGAGAGCGCCGTGCTGGCCGAGCGCTACGATTGCCCGCTCCACACTCATCTCGGCGAGACCCGTGACGAGAACGCCTTCTGCCTGGAGGCGTTCGGGCAGCGACCGGTGGACTATCTTGAAGAGGTCGGCTGGATGACCTCGCGGGCCTGGCTCGCCCACGGCATCCATTTCAACGATGACGAGGTGAGGCGCCTCGGCGCGGCGGGCGTCGGCGTGTGCCATTGCCCGACCTCGAACATGGTGCTGGCCTCGGGCCAGTGCCGGACCTGCGAGTTGGAGGCGGCGGGCTCGCCCGTCGGCCTCGGCGTCGACGGCTCGGCCTCCAACGACAGTTCGAACCTGATGGAGGGCGTGCGCCACGCCCTGATGATCAACCGCCTGACCTACGGCGCCGAGGCGGTGACCCATCTCGATGCCTTGCGCTGGGCGACAGAGGGCTCGGCCCGCTGCCTCGGGCGCGACGACATCGGCCGGATCGAGCCCGGCCGGGAGGCGGATCTGGCCCTGTTCACCCTGGACGAACTGCGCTTCTCCGGCGCCCACGATCCGCTCGCGGCGCTCGTGCTGTGCGGCGCCCACCGGGCCGACCGGGTCATGGTCGCGGGCGCGTGGCGGGTGATCGACGGGCAGCCGCTCGGCCTCGAGACCGGACGCCTGCGCGAGGATCATTCGCGGCTCGCCCGGTCCCTGTTCGGCGACGATCAGCTTCCACGATAG
- a CDS encoding urease accessory protein UreD gives MVPATLRTGAPVADEAGTRFAGGRPIPAEPLRPALSRQRSQGAVDLRVAPAGTAADAPTRIVDLAESGPLRLRCPRQGAERMLEGVLVNTGGGVACGDVFAVSVTVEPGAACVLTTTAAEKIYRSDGPCAEIVNRVSVGAGGRLDWLPQETILFHRARLVRRFEADLAPDASLLVAEIAVLGRAARGETLGEALFEDRWRIRRDGRLVYADSLRLDGAVTALMGRRAIGGGARALATILDLSPRAEGRLDEARALLDALPAQVEAGASAWNGHLAVRMLAPTVAPLRDGAARFLAAWRGQPMPRVWQT, from the coding sequence GTGGTGCCCGCCACCTTGCGGACCGGGGCTCCGGTGGCCGATGAAGCCGGCACCCGCTTCGCCGGAGGCCGTCCGATCCCTGCCGAACCGCTCCGCCCCGCCCTGTCCCGCCAGCGCTCGCAGGGCGCGGTGGATCTGCGCGTCGCCCCGGCCGGAACGGCCGCGGACGCGCCGACGCGGATCGTCGATCTCGCCGAGAGCGGCCCCTTGCGCCTGCGCTGTCCCCGCCAGGGCGCCGAGCGGATGCTGGAGGGGGTGCTGGTCAACACCGGCGGCGGCGTTGCCTGCGGCGATGTGTTCGCGGTGTCGGTGACGGTCGAACCGGGCGCGGCCTGCGTGCTGACCACGACCGCAGCGGAGAAGATCTACCGCTCGGACGGCCCCTGTGCCGAGATCGTCAACCGGGTCAGCGTCGGCGCGGGCGGGCGGCTCGATTGGCTGCCGCAGGAGACGATCCTGTTCCACCGTGCCCGGCTGGTGCGCCGCTTCGAGGCGGATCTTGCACCCGACGCGTCGCTGCTTGTCGCCGAGATCGCTGTACTTGGCCGTGCCGCCCGTGGCGAGACCCTGGGAGAGGCCCTGTTCGAGGATCGCTGGCGCATCCGCCGCGACGGCCGCCTCGTCTACGCCGACAGCCTGCGCCTCGACGGAGCGGTCACGGCTCTCATGGGCCGCCGGGCGATCGGCGGCGGGGCCCGCGCACTGGCGACGATCCTCGACCTGTCGCCGCGTGCGGAGGGCCGGCTCGACGAGGCCCGCGCCCTCCTCGACGCCCTGCCGGCGCAGGTCGAGGCCGGGGCGAGCGCCTGGAACGGCCATCTCGCCGTGCGGATGCTGGCCCCCACCGTCGCACCCTTGCGCGACGGCGCCGCCCGCTTCCTCGCCGCATGGCGCGGGCAGCCGATGCCGCGCGTGTGGCAGACCTGA
- a CDS encoding flavin reductase, whose amino-acid sequence MTSSNSEAVSASAYREAMAQIASAVHLVTTDGPGGRMGLTATSVCSVSDGPPTLLVCLNRGSSAYPAFRHNGVLCINTLTAAHESLAADFAGRVRQGARFDGTVWRTLRTGAPVLPDALVAFDCRIVDRHEVGTHDVLICEVEALTGTGGGASLLYAGRHYRVLPRPDSKDD is encoded by the coding sequence ATGACTTCATCCAACTCCGAAGCCGTGTCTGCCTCGGCCTACCGCGAAGCGATGGCTCAGATCGCGAGCGCGGTGCATCTGGTGACCACGGACGGGCCCGGCGGCCGGATGGGTCTCACGGCGACGTCGGTGTGCAGCGTCAGCGACGGACCGCCAACACTGCTGGTCTGCCTCAACCGCGGCTCGTCCGCCTATCCCGCCTTCCGGCACAACGGCGTGTTGTGCATCAACACGCTCACGGCAGCCCACGAGAGCCTCGCCGCCGATTTCGCCGGCCGGGTGCGCCAGGGCGCGCGCTTCGATGGGACGGTCTGGCGCACGCTGCGAACCGGGGCTCCGGTGCTGCCGGATGCCCTCGTCGCCTTTGATTGCCGGATCGTCGATCGCCACGAGGTCGGCACGCATGACGTGCTGATCTGCGAAGTCGAAGCGCTCACCGGGACCGGCGGCGGCGCCAGCCTGCTTTATGCCGGGCGGCACTACCGCGTGCTGCCGCGCCCGGATTCCAAGGACGATTGA
- the ureG gene encoding urease accessory protein UreG: MASVNGPLRVGIGGPVGSGKTALMEQLCRRFRDTYEICAITNDIYTKEDARILTVAGALPEERILGVETGGCPHTAIREDASINLAAVAEMRRRFPKLDLVLIESGGDNLAATFSPELADLTLYVIDVAGGEKIPRKGGPGITRSDLLIVNKTDLAPLVGADLSVMEADTQRMRGARPYVFASLRDGHGADTVARFIVEAGGLG; this comes from the coding sequence ATGGCATCCGTGAACGGACCCCTGCGCGTCGGCATCGGCGGACCCGTCGGCTCCGGCAAGACCGCGCTGATGGAGCAGCTGTGCCGCCGCTTCCGCGACACCTACGAGATCTGCGCGATCACCAACGACATCTACACCAAGGAGGATGCGCGGATCCTCACGGTGGCCGGGGCGCTGCCCGAGGAGCGCATCCTCGGCGTCGAGACCGGGGGCTGCCCGCACACGGCGATCCGCGAGGATGCCTCGATCAACCTCGCGGCGGTGGCCGAGATGCGCCGCCGCTTCCCGAAGCTCGACCTCGTGCTGATCGAATCCGGCGGCGACAACCTCGCGGCGACCTTCTCGCCGGAGCTGGCCGATCTCACCCTTTACGTCATCGACGTGGCGGGCGGCGAGAAGATCCCGCGCAAGGGCGGCCCCGGGATCACCCGCTCGGACTTGCTCATCGTCAACAAGACCGACCTCGCCCCGCTCGTCGGCGCCGACCTCTCGGTGATGGAGGCCGACACCCAGCGGATGCGCGGCGCGCGGCCCTACGTGTTCGCCTCCCTGCGCGACGGGCACGGGGCGGATACGGTGGCCCGTTTCATCGTAGAGGCCGGCGGGTTGGGGTGA